The Corynebacterium confusum genome has a window encoding:
- a CDS encoding single-stranded DNA-binding protein, producing MSQLSITVFGHLTHNPQLVKFNDDTMKTNLRVASSRRVRDNSTQSTDTWKDSDLLFMDVEVWGQLAQSCRITLQKGMPIIAVGSLVTSQWTTESGEARSRIYLKASWLGLDMNRWVIGARKIETVTNAAGVEIPGESVLDYPVDKDLSKSAPKQPEPAQAAESAESGDDSNGEGDTATDTAGDRAAASARSVLS from the coding sequence ATGTCACAACTGTCCATCACCGTTTTTGGCCACCTGACCCATAACCCACAGCTCGTTAAGTTCAACGACGACACCATGAAAACCAACCTGCGCGTCGCCTCCTCGCGGCGCGTGCGCGATAACTCCACCCAGTCCACCGACACCTGGAAAGACTCCGACCTGTTGTTCATGGACGTCGAGGTCTGGGGCCAGCTGGCCCAGTCCTGCCGCATCACCCTGCAAAAGGGGATGCCGATTATCGCCGTTGGCTCGCTGGTGACCAGCCAGTGGACTACTGAGTCTGGCGAGGCCCGCAGCCGCATCTACCTGAAGGCCTCATGGCTGGGCCTGGACATGAACCGCTGGGTTATCGGCGCCCGCAAGATCGAAACCGTCACCAACGCCGCCGGGGTGGAGATCCCGGGCGAGAGCGTCCTGGACTACCCGGTGGACAAGGACCTGTCGAAATCCGCGCCCAAGCAGCCGGAGCCGGCACAAGCCGCGGAGTCTGCGGAATCCGGGGACGATAGCAACGGAGAGGGGGATACCGCCACCGATACCGCGGGTGATCGCGCCGCCGCCAGCGCGCGCAGCGTCCTGAGCTAA
- a CDS encoding cytochrome c oxidase assembly protein — MSFSHATDADADATKKPSPSNRIQQVRSSWGIYAAATVFAGVVGGFISMFFLADSLQALGIPDPGRLTTIGLPAFRGAAWMLMALAVGSYLTSALLISPAVPEGDNERLIDAPLTVDGHLAARTGMFASFVVAIVSLLEIPLVMSDVSGTPFVQVLSPDMLGLALSQVATAQAWLATAVIAALVGVLTLFSQQWSLQPVLLFLSITMVVPLGFDGHSASGGDHDYGTNSYLWHLLFVVLWVGGLMALIAHGRRLGPEMGQAVRRYSTLALVAALAMSASGVVNAAIRVEWSDWLTTRYGLIITTKTVLLVVLAFLGFVHRQLTIPQLDKRPRLFLRVAVVEVAVMAATVGVAITMGRTPPPPPRDPNLNAMQIQLGYELFERPTFWNVWTFFRFDIMFGVIGLVLAGLYIYALYRLRKIGLSWSPMRTTWWMLGALGMTVVMSTGIGLYFPAMYSTHMLGHMVLSMVIPLFLVLGAPLTLLMEAFPVGRPGRPSLHDYAVAVTKSRILRAITHPAVNLLQFLVVFYAIYLSFDFYEIAISEHAGHVLMNWMFLLSGYLYFWEVIGPDPLPNRAPVHIRLFVLFLSMPVHLYMGVYLMQLNAILGEEFYNSLNLPWDIDLLADQREGGGIAWGFGQFPLVIVFGKLFVDWLREDRNTAARHDAKADVDHDADLEEYNRMLAGLSEDGDISRFRQL, encoded by the coding sequence ATGTCTTTCAGCCACGCCACCGACGCGGATGCGGATGCGACGAAGAAGCCTAGCCCCAGTAACCGCATCCAGCAGGTGCGATCCAGTTGGGGTATTTACGCGGCAGCCACGGTCTTCGCCGGCGTGGTCGGAGGGTTCATCTCGATGTTTTTCCTGGCCGACTCGCTGCAGGCCCTAGGCATTCCCGATCCGGGCCGTCTGACCACCATCGGCCTGCCGGCGTTCCGGGGTGCGGCCTGGATGCTCATGGCCCTGGCCGTGGGCTCCTACCTGACCTCGGCGCTCCTAATCTCCCCGGCCGTGCCGGAGGGGGACAACGAACGGCTTATCGATGCCCCCTTGACCGTCGACGGTCACCTCGCCGCCCGCACCGGCATGTTTGCCTCCTTCGTCGTGGCCATCGTCTCGCTGCTGGAAATCCCGCTGGTCATGTCGGATGTCTCCGGCACGCCCTTCGTCCAGGTCTTAAGCCCCGACATGCTGGGCCTGGCGCTGTCCCAGGTGGCCACCGCCCAGGCGTGGCTGGCGACCGCGGTGATCGCGGCGCTGGTCGGCGTGCTGACCCTGTTCAGCCAGCAGTGGTCCCTGCAACCGGTGCTGCTCTTTTTGTCGATCACCATGGTGGTTCCCCTGGGCTTCGACGGGCACTCGGCCTCCGGTGGAGACCACGACTACGGCACCAACTCCTACCTCTGGCACCTGTTATTCGTGGTGCTCTGGGTCGGCGGCCTCATGGCGCTCATCGCCCACGGCCGGCGCCTGGGTCCGGAGATGGGGCAGGCGGTGCGCCGCTATTCCACGCTCGCGCTCGTCGCCGCGCTGGCGATGTCCGCCTCCGGCGTGGTCAACGCCGCCATCCGCGTGGAGTGGTCGGACTGGCTGACCACCCGCTACGGGCTGATCATCACCACCAAGACCGTGCTGCTGGTCGTGCTGGCCTTTCTGGGCTTTGTCCACCGCCAGTTGACCATCCCGCAGCTGGACAAGCGCCCGCGGCTGTTCCTGCGGGTGGCGGTGGTGGAGGTGGCCGTCATGGCCGCCACGGTCGGCGTGGCCATCACCATGGGCCGCACGCCGCCCCCGCCGCCGCGGGATCCCAACCTGAACGCCATGCAGATCCAGCTGGGCTACGAGCTCTTCGAGCGCCCCACCTTCTGGAACGTGTGGACCTTTTTCCGCTTTGACATCATGTTCGGGGTCATCGGCCTGGTGCTGGCGGGGCTGTATATCTACGCCCTCTACCGGCTACGCAAGATCGGGCTGAGCTGGTCGCCCATGCGCACCACCTGGTGGATGCTCGGCGCGCTGGGCATGACCGTCGTGATGTCGACGGGCATCGGCCTGTACTTCCCGGCCATGTACTCCACGCACATGCTGGGGCACATGGTCCTGTCCATGGTCATCCCGCTGTTCCTGGTACTCGGCGCGCCGCTCACCCTCCTCATGGAGGCCTTCCCCGTGGGGCGGCCGGGCCGGCCCAGCCTGCACGACTACGCCGTCGCGGTGACGAAGTCGCGCATCCTGCGCGCCATCACCCACCCGGCCGTGAACCTCCTGCAGTTCCTGGTGGTCTTCTATGCCATCTACCTGTCCTTCGACTTCTACGAGATCGCCATCTCGGAGCACGCCGGCCACGTCCTGATGAACTGGATGTTCCTGCTGTCCGGTTACCTCTACTTCTGGGAGGTCATCGGCCCGGACCCGCTGCCGAACCGCGCGCCGGTGCACATCCGCCTGTTCGTGCTGTTTTTGTCCATGCCGGTCCACCTCTACATGGGTGTCTACCTCATGCAGCTCAACGCCATCTTGGGTGAGGAGTTCTACAACTCCCTGAACCTGCCGTGGGATATCGACCTGCTGGCGGACCAGCGCGAGGGCGGCGGCATCGCCTGGGGCTTTGGGCAGTTCCCGCTGGTTATCGTCTTCGGCAAGCTCTTTGTCGATTGGCTGCGCGAGGATCGCAACACCGCCGCGCGCCACGACGCGAAGGCGGATGTGGACCACGACGCCGACTTGGAGGAGTACAACCGCATGTTGGCCGGGCTGAGCGAGGATGGTGACATTAGTCGGTTCCGGCAGTTGTAG
- a CDS encoding LysR family transcriptional regulator, which translates to MDSRQLHYFRSVVDHGGFTHAAAAMEMTQPSLSLSIRKLEDELDIQLLNRSRAGVTPTDAGNYVYKTAVKLDALLSQTIQRIREMAGGLAGAVSVCSAPEFNWTVMPAVLHQMLQEAPDVEVYVEDPSPSITLERVLDGTVDVGLLPVTDPTAVARRFSRQLDVVEFARFPWVVGLPERLTDLPDPVSLYDIRDETWVVVPRNPEFIGLTELLDELWADHPDAVPARRQEISTLQTAIPLVAGGLGVALFPETARTFKSEGIHYRQLKEELPMMSGILLTRRDADLSPATQRLIELVKKVGKQRADNGAATS; encoded by the coding sequence ATGGATTCTCGTCAGCTGCACTACTTCCGCAGCGTGGTTGACCACGGCGGATTCACGCACGCCGCGGCGGCGATGGAGATGACCCAGCCCTCGCTGAGCCTATCCATCCGCAAGCTCGAAGACGAGCTCGACATCCAGCTGCTCAACCGCAGCCGCGCCGGGGTCACCCCGACGGACGCCGGAAACTACGTCTACAAAACCGCGGTCAAGCTCGACGCCCTGCTCAGCCAGACCATCCAGCGCATTAGGGAAATGGCCGGCGGGCTGGCCGGGGCCGTCTCGGTGTGCTCGGCACCCGAGTTCAACTGGACCGTCATGCCCGCCGTCCTGCACCAGATGCTGCAGGAGGCCCCCGACGTGGAGGTCTACGTCGAAGACCCCTCCCCCAGCATCACGCTGGAGCGGGTCCTGGACGGCACCGTCGACGTCGGCCTGCTGCCAGTCACCGACCCGACCGCGGTCGCGCGGCGCTTCTCCCGCCAGCTCGACGTCGTCGAGTTCGCCCGCTTCCCCTGGGTGGTCGGCCTGCCCGAGCGCCTGACCGACCTGCCGGATCCGGTCTCGCTCTACGACATCCGCGACGAGACTTGGGTGGTCGTGCCCCGCAACCCGGAGTTTATCGGGCTCACGGAGCTGCTGGACGAGCTCTGGGCCGACCACCCCGATGCCGTGCCCGCCCGCCGGCAGGAAATATCTACGCTCCAGACCGCCATCCCGCTGGTCGCCGGTGGGCTGGGGGTTGCGCTTTTCCCGGAGACCGCCCGCACGTTCAAGTCCGAAGGCATCCACTACCGCCAGCTCAAGGAGGAGCTGCCGATGATGAGCGGCATCCTGCTCACCCGGCGCGACGCCGACCTTTCGCCGGCCACCCAGCGGCTTATCGAGCTGGTCAAGAAGGTCGGCAAGCAGCGCGCGGACAACGGTGCGGCGACCAGCTAG